A genomic region of Leptolyngbya sp. NIES-2104 contains the following coding sequences:
- the aroH gene encoding chorismate mutase, protein MHWRVRAIRGATTASENTIEAIREAVTELLDELEAYNPLDPEEIVSATFTVTKDLDAIFPAAVARERSHWANVPLIDVQQMHVEGSLERCIRFLIHFNTPDPEVKVHHPYLRQAKNLRPDWALSTIAGSQN, encoded by the coding sequence GTGCATTGGCGAGTACGAGCAATTCGGGGAGCGACCACCGCTTCAGAAAACACGATCGAGGCAATTCGCGAAGCGGTGACGGAATTATTAGACGAGTTGGAGGCTTATAACCCGCTTGACCCGGAGGAAATCGTCAGTGCGACGTTTACGGTGACAAAGGATTTAGATGCAATTTTTCCAGCCGCGGTCGCACGAGAGCGATCGCATTGGGCGAATGTACCGTTGATCGATGTCCAACAAATGCACGTTGAAGGCAGTTTAGAGCGGTGTATTCGGTTTTTGATTCATTTCAACACGCCTGATCCAGAGGTGAAAGTGCATCATCCGTATTTGCGACAGGCGAAAAATTTGCGACCGGATTGGGCGCTGAGCACGATCGCGGGTTCACAAAATTAG
- a CDS encoding phage holin family protein yields MGYVLTTLVTALSLLVVDIVLPGVSIQSFAVAIIAGIAIGLVNTFVKPLLSLLTLPINLLTLGLFSIVINGICFTLAAALVPGFQAHGLVSFLVAPFILSLASTFLNKYFAERSADFKTNA; encoded by the coding sequence ATGGGATATGTTTTAACAACTTTGGTCACAGCCTTGAGCCTGCTCGTGGTGGATATTGTTTTGCCAGGTGTGAGTATTCAAAGCTTTGCGGTGGCGATTATTGCAGGGATTGCGATCGGGTTAGTGAATACGTTTGTGAAGCCGCTTTTGTCATTGTTGACGTTGCCGATTAACTTATTGACGTTGGGATTGTTCTCGATCGTGATTAATGGAATCTGTTTCACGTTGGCGGCGGCATTAGTTCCGGGATTTCAAGCACACGGATTGGTTTCGTTCTTAGTTGCACCGTTTATTTTGTCGTTGGCAAGTACGTTTTTGAACAAATATTTCGCGGAACGCAGCGCGGATTTCAAAACGAATGCTTAA
- a CDS encoding CHAT domain-containing protein, whose amino-acid sequence MDQEFFISVTPVRGDEYWVRTERVSPGVPLAEELVTWHVEEWLEQARQLMHDPLLGILRGRMRSLGSSTAGSDALSPNLVELGQKLYNALFQGTIRDSWMTAQGIAQNRREGLRLRLGLKGDRLPRLPWEVLYAGARPLATGTDVVFSRYQANFAPMGTILQPHRPAIELDPSQPLRILMVLAAPTDQEVLELRREAHHLRDELLRDGQSDGKIDLTILDQPGREQLTQELEQGHYQVLHYAGHSNLGMSGGDLYLVSDRTGLTEVLSGDDLAGLLVNNGVRMAVFNSCRGVYTATADPTNETESSNLTDALLKRGIPAVLAMAERIPDDVALTLSRLFYRNLKQRYPIDLSLSRARQGLLSSYGSNQLYWALPILYLHPDFDGYLQPTALPDSSYLLQDPQLAMTNFDTHPTTLVLDDPLALEEAAELFPDLEFEDPEDSDRQAILEMLQEIRDPEDNPFLRVKIDHGQIYEPISANTDENQLQTSEDCLTLGKLRSQNQDLTGAIVAYGRAIEVDPQCAEAFSEMGKVLEQLGSPTEAIVAYKMALQHEPSLSDARRNLQRLETAHNLAPSQNSAPVQPQQPAITPNLHVEEVRLEEPVTDRIFGDRKRLTPARRRRPLIAAGILGTAIAAVLGVWVWRASTTPSPNELVDPINQIIQAPEANTSRTGTLVATATTNLAAGDLRVGRGAIEELLNNGQVVEADSAIQNVPREKLRNSTVSFLRGRIAWQAVQKRQLSYSTDDARGFFETALQDTRNAQTLNALGFVYYAQGDIKQAGQSWLEATKLAQSAGAKQDELTAQAGLALFMNKTAQSEKGNTRNQQRQQAVALRDRVLREAPTQFQINALSQNWLWGEGAIKDWRALLAVK is encoded by the coding sequence GTGGATCAAGAGTTCTTTATTTCCGTTACGCCTGTGCGCGGTGACGAATATTGGGTGAGAACGGAACGAGTCTCGCCGGGGGTTCCTTTGGCGGAAGAACTGGTGACCTGGCACGTTGAAGAGTGGCTAGAGCAAGCCCGTCAATTAATGCACGATCCACTGTTGGGAATTTTGCGCGGCAGAATGCGATCGCTCGGTTCGTCCACAGCGGGCAGCGATGCGCTTTCTCCAAACTTAGTGGAACTGGGACAGAAACTCTACAATGCACTGTTTCAGGGCACGATTCGCGATAGTTGGATGACCGCTCAGGGGATTGCTCAGAACCGACGGGAAGGCTTGCGGTTGCGGTTGGGACTAAAAGGCGATCGCTTACCTCGCTTACCGTGGGAAGTGCTTTATGCAGGAGCGCGACCGTTAGCGACTGGAACCGATGTCGTGTTCTCGCGCTACCAAGCGAATTTTGCTCCGATGGGTACGATTTTGCAGCCACACCGACCCGCGATCGAGCTTGATCCAAGTCAACCGCTCAGAATTCTCATGGTCTTAGCGGCTCCAACCGATCAAGAAGTTTTAGAACTCCGACGGGAAGCGCATCATTTACGCGATGAACTGCTGCGAGATGGACAGTCAGACGGCAAGATTGATCTGACAATTTTGGATCAGCCTGGACGAGAGCAGTTAACGCAAGAATTAGAGCAAGGACATTATCAAGTTCTGCATTATGCCGGACACAGCAATTTAGGCATGTCTGGCGGCGATTTATATTTAGTGAGCGATCGTACCGGATTAACCGAAGTTCTCAGCGGTGATGATCTTGCGGGATTGCTCGTCAATAATGGCGTGAGAATGGCAGTGTTTAACTCCTGCCGGGGAGTTTATACCGCGACGGCTGATCCGACGAATGAAACCGAATCGAGTAATCTGACGGATGCCCTTTTGAAGCGGGGAATTCCGGCAGTGTTGGCGATGGCGGAACGCATTCCGGACGATGTGGCACTGACTCTGAGCCGATTGTTTTACCGCAATCTCAAGCAACGCTATCCGATCGATTTAAGTCTGAGTCGAGCGCGTCAAGGCTTGCTGTCTTCCTACGGCTCAAATCAGTTGTATTGGGCATTGCCGATTCTCTATCTGCATCCCGATTTCGATGGATATCTCCAGCCGACCGCGCTCCCGGATTCGTCTTACTTGCTGCAAGATCCACAGCTTGCGATGACGAATTTTGATACGCATCCAACAACGCTAGTCTTAGACGATCCACTCGCACTCGAAGAAGCGGCGGAATTGTTTCCTGATTTGGAATTTGAAGATCCAGAAGATAGCGATCGCCAAGCGATTCTCGAAATGCTTCAGGAAATTCGTGATCCTGAAGACAATCCCTTCTTAAGAGTGAAAATCGATCACGGACAAATCTATGAGCCGATTAGTGCGAATACCGATGAGAACCAGCTTCAAACCTCTGAGGATTGTCTAACGCTGGGTAAATTGCGATCGCAAAATCAGGATCTCACAGGCGCGATCGTGGCGTACGGTCGAGCGATCGAGGTTGATCCTCAATGTGCGGAAGCCTTTAGCGAAATGGGCAAAGTCCTAGAGCAGTTAGGCAGTCCGACTGAAGCGATCGTCGCTTATAAAATGGCGCTGCAACACGAACCCAGTCTGAGTGATGCCCGCCGCAACCTTCAGCGACTAGAAACCGCTCACAATCTTGCTCCCAGTCAGAATTCGGCTCCAGTCCAACCTCAACAACCTGCGATTACTCCGAATTTGCACGTCGAGGAAGTCCGGCTTGAAGAACCTGTCACCGATCGCATTTTTGGCGATCGTAAAAGACTGACTCCAGCCCGTCGCCGCCGTCCATTGATTGCCGCTGGAATTTTAGGAACTGCAATTGCAGCCGTTTTAGGAGTTTGGGTCTGGAGAGCTTCGACTACGCCTTCTCCGAATGAATTAGTCGATCCTATCAATCAAATTATTCAAGCTCCAGAAGCGAACACTAGTCGAACTGGCACCTTAGTCGCAACGGCAACCACAAATTTGGCTGCGGGTGATCTGCGCGTGGGACGAGGCGCGATCGAAGAGCTGCTCAACAATGGTCAAGTTGTCGAAGCAGATAGTGCGATTCAGAATGTACCGCGCGAGAAACTGAGAAATTCCACGGTAAGCTTTTTACGCGGTCGGATTGCGTGGCAGGCGGTTCAGAAAAGACAACTCTCTTACAGTACAGATGATGCTAGAGGCTTTTTTGAAACGGCGCTCCAAGACACTCGAAATGCCCAAACATTGAACGCTTTGGGATTTGTTTACTATGCTCAAGGGGATATCAAGCAAGCCGGTCAGAGTTGGCTCGAAGCAACCAAACTGGCTCAGAGTGCAGGGGCAAAACAAGATGAACTCACTGCACAAGCGGGATTAGCGCTCTTTATGAATAAGACTGCTCAATCTGAGAAAGGCAACACTCGGAACCAACAGAGACAGCAAGCGGTGGCATTGCGCGATCGCGTTCTACGAGAAGCTCCCACTCAGTTTCAAATCAATGCCCTGAGCCAAAACTGGCTATGGGGCGAAGGTGCGATCAAAGATTGGAGAGCGTTATTGGCGGTTAAGTAA
- the sppA gene encoding signal peptide peptidase SppA: MVRLFKRGLRKQIARIEVKGAIAGGTRKRVLENLKVVEEREFPALLLRIDSPGGTVGDSQEIYEALKRLGQKTKIIASYGNISASGGVYIGMGAQHIVANPGTITGSIGVILRGNNIERLLEKVGVSFKVIKSGPYKDILSFDRELTEPEQKILQDLIDISYSQFVRTVAESRNLSEETVRTFADGRIFTGQQAVELGVVDRLGTEEDARRWACELVNLDPEKTKTYNFEEKKSLVNRFTSNDRLDGLIGALPPLVVGMDWLEFELETCGLPLWLYRP; this comes from the coding sequence ATGGTGCGGTTGTTTAAGCGTGGGTTGCGAAAGCAGATTGCTCGAATTGAAGTCAAGGGCGCGATCGCTGGCGGAACCCGGAAGCGGGTGTTAGAAAACCTGAAAGTGGTCGAGGAGCGAGAATTTCCGGCGTTATTGCTGCGAATTGATAGCCCTGGGGGAACCGTGGGCGACTCGCAAGAGATTTACGAAGCCCTGAAGCGATTGGGGCAAAAGACCAAAATCATTGCAAGCTACGGCAATATTTCCGCTTCGGGTGGTGTTTATATCGGCATGGGGGCGCAGCATATTGTGGCGAACCCTGGAACGATCACCGGAAGTATTGGGGTGATTCTGCGCGGTAATAATATTGAGCGCTTGCTAGAAAAAGTCGGTGTCTCGTTCAAAGTGATCAAATCGGGTCCGTACAAAGATATTTTGTCGTTCGATCGAGAACTGACCGAACCCGAACAAAAAATTCTTCAAGACCTAATCGATATCAGTTATTCACAATTCGTTAGAACGGTTGCTGAATCTCGAAATTTATCCGAGGAAACGGTGCGAACCTTTGCTGATGGGCGGATTTTCACCGGGCAGCAAGCGGTTGAATTAGGAGTCGTCGATCGCTTAGGCACCGAGGAAGATGCGCGTCGTTGGGCGTGTGAATTGGTGAATCTCGATCCAGAGAAAACGAAGACGTATAATTTCGAGGAGAAGAAATCGCTGGTGAATCGATTTACCTCCAACGATCGCTTAGACGGATTAATCGGAGCCTTACCGCCCCTGGTCGTGGGAATGGACTGGTTGGAGTTCGAGCTTGAGACTTGTGGGTTGCCTCTGTGGTTATACCGCCCATAG
- the crtR gene encoding beta-carotene hydroxylase, giving the protein MSEAAVKPLTIPRELVGAPGDFNPTLLIFLISIAIAILTTLGYWCWGWVDWVCFCLNTVALHLVGTVIHDACHGVAHRNKVMNAILGHGSAFFLCFSYPVFTRVHIQHHGNVNDPENDPDHLVSTFGPLWIINARFMYHEFFFFQRKLWKKNELLEWFLARLSLAAVIFVACQFHFLGYVFNFWFIPLAIVGLVLGLFFDYLPHRPFKERDRWKNARVYPSRILNWLILGQNYHLVHHLWPAVPWYKYEAAYFAAKPILDEKGSPQSIGLLKEDFLGFVYDIFLGIRFHPKPKPTEVSEVIE; this is encoded by the coding sequence ATGTCGGAGGCGGCAGTGAAGCCCCTGACGATTCCAAGGGAGTTGGTGGGAGCGCCCGGAGATTTTAATCCGACGCTACTTATTTTTCTAATATCGATCGCGATCGCGATTCTCACCACATTGGGTTATTGGTGTTGGGGGTGGGTAGATTGGGTGTGTTTTTGCCTGAATACCGTGGCATTACATCTTGTTGGAACGGTGATTCATGATGCCTGTCATGGGGTCGCTCACCGGAATAAAGTGATGAACGCCATTTTGGGACATGGAAGCGCATTTTTCTTGTGCTTTTCGTATCCGGTATTCACACGAGTCCACATCCAGCATCACGGCAACGTCAATGATCCAGAGAACGATCCAGATCATTTAGTTTCTACATTCGGACCCCTGTGGATCATCAATGCTCGATTCATGTATCACGAGTTCTTCTTTTTTCAGCGCAAGTTGTGGAAGAAAAATGAATTGCTTGAGTGGTTCTTGGCGCGATTGTCACTAGCAGCAGTGATTTTTGTCGCTTGTCAGTTCCACTTCTTGGGATACGTGTTTAATTTCTGGTTTATTCCCTTGGCGATCGTCGGTTTAGTCCTGGGTTTATTCTTCGACTACTTACCGCATCGTCCGTTTAAGGAGCGCGATCGCTGGAAAAATGCCAGAGTTTACCCTAGTCGAATTCTGAATTGGCTGATTTTGGGGCAGAACTATCATTTGGTTCACCACCTTTGGCCCGCTGTGCCCTGGTACAAATATGAGGCAGCCTATTTTGCAGCGAAGCCGATTTTGGATGAGAAAGGATCACCCCAATCGATTGGACTGCTCAAAGAAGACTTTCTTGGATTTGTTTATGACATTTTCTTAGGCATCCGATTTCATCCCAAACCGAAGCCCACTGAGGTTTCTGAAGTGATTGAATAG